Proteins encoded within one genomic window of Kibdelosporangium phytohabitans:
- a CDS encoding cytochrome c oxidase assembly protein — protein MIRSVGAAVAGAVTVLAITAVIGGSAHALLGDADPGAFVRFSAALTRLVADGAGVLTVGGLLFAVVITSARRDGVLKAEGYAGLRIAGWAATAWVAAAGAMVVLDVADSSGHPLSEMDFTRLVAGVDALETPKAWLITAALVLVLAVACRIALTWLSCAALAVVALFALLPPVVAGHAATGADHDIATDASIWHVTAAAAWAGTLVVFAVRKRKATGLMRKRFTTLSMVCFGVLAVSGVLEGLVFTPVGDILTTRYGILLLAKAVILAVLALFLKRALWTQAVVMAVGVGVSVGMARQPPPGFFREQTPMDTLIGYDIAPSPSVWDFVTAWRFSLIFGTAAIALAVAYLLGVRTLRRRGDQWQVGRTAAWLLGCLVLLLATSSGVGRYAAGVFSVHMVTHMVLNMLAPVLLVLGAPMTLALRALRPSREEPGPREWLLAVLHSRFARVLTNPLIACVLLVGSYYALYLTGLFDQAVRWHWAHLLMNTHFLLVGYLFYWTVIGIDPGPRRPPYLGRLAMLFAVMPFHGFFGVIVMSSQSVIAENFYRSLAVPWIGDLLADQRLGGGIAWASGEIPVLVVVIALLVQWSRSDERDARRHDRDPESDDELAAYNAMLSKLAEREQV, from the coding sequence GTGATCCGATCAGTTGGCGCGGCCGTCGCCGGTGCTGTGACCGTTCTCGCCATCACGGCGGTGATCGGCGGCTCGGCGCATGCCCTGCTGGGCGACGCGGATCCGGGCGCGTTCGTCCGGTTCAGCGCGGCTCTCACCCGGCTGGTCGCGGACGGCGCGGGCGTGCTGACCGTCGGCGGGCTGCTGTTCGCGGTCGTCATCACCTCGGCGCGCCGGGACGGGGTGCTGAAGGCCGAGGGGTACGCCGGTCTGCGCATCGCGGGCTGGGCCGCGACTGCCTGGGTGGCCGCGGCCGGTGCCATGGTTGTGCTGGACGTCGCCGACTCGTCAGGGCACCCACTGTCCGAAATGGACTTTACGAGGCTGGTGGCCGGTGTCGACGCGTTGGAGACGCCGAAAGCCTGGCTGATCACCGCCGCGCTCGTGTTGGTCCTCGCCGTCGCCTGCCGGATCGCCCTGACGTGGTTGTCCTGCGCGGCACTGGCTGTGGTCGCGCTGTTCGCCCTGTTGCCGCCGGTGGTGGCCGGTCATGCCGCCACCGGCGCAGACCACGACATCGCCACGGACGCGTCGATCTGGCACGTGACCGCCGCGGCGGCGTGGGCCGGGACGCTCGTGGTCTTCGCTGTGCGCAAGCGGAAAGCCACCGGCCTGATGAGGAAACGCTTCACCACCTTGTCGATGGTGTGCTTCGGTGTCCTCGCGGTCTCCGGTGTGCTGGAAGGGCTGGTGTTCACGCCGGTCGGCGACATCCTGACCACCCGTTACGGCATCCTGCTGCTGGCCAAGGCCGTGATCCTGGCTGTGCTGGCGCTGTTCCTCAAACGCGCGCTGTGGACGCAGGCGGTCGTCATGGCGGTGGGTGTCGGCGTCTCGGTCGGGATGGCCCGGCAGCCACCGCCGGGCTTCTTCCGGGAACAGACCCCGATGGACACGCTGATCGGCTACGACATCGCGCCGTCACCCAGCGTGTGGGACTTCGTCACGGCGTGGCGGTTCTCGCTGATCTTCGGCACGGCCGCGATCGCCCTGGCGGTGGCGTACCTGCTCGGCGTCCGGACATTGCGGCGTCGCGGCGATCAATGGCAGGTGGGCCGGACGGCCGCCTGGTTGCTGGGATGCCTGGTGCTGCTGCTGGCCACGTCCTCCGGCGTCGGGCGTTACGCCGCGGGCGTGTTCAGCGTGCACATGGTCACGCACATGGTTTTGAACATGCTGGCACCGGTGTTGCTGGTGCTCGGGGCGCCGATGACGCTGGCGTTGCGCGCACTACGCCCCAGCCGTGAGGAACCCGGTCCGCGTGAGTGGCTGTTGGCTGTGCTGCACAGCAGGTTCGCGCGGGTGCTGACCAACCCGCTGATCGCCTGTGTTCTGTTGGTCGGGTCGTACTACGCGCTGTACCTCACCGGCTTGTTCGATCAGGCTGTGCGGTGGCATTGGGCGCATCTGCTGATGAACACGCACTTCCTGCTCGTGGGTTACCTGTTCTACTGGACGGTCATCGGGATCGACCCCGGTCCGCGTCGCCCGCCGTACCTGGGCAGGCTGGCGATGCTGTTCGCGGTCATGCCGTTCCACGGGTTCTTCGGCGTGATCGTCATGTCTTCGCAGAGCGTCATCGCCGAGAACTTCTACCGGTCGCTCGCGGTGCCGTGGATCGGTGATCTGCTGGCCGACCAACGCCTTGGCGGCGGGATCGCGTGGGCGTCCGGCGAGATCCCCGTCCTGGTGGTCGTGATCGCCTTGCTGGTGCAGTGGTCGCGGTCGGACGAACGCGACGCGCGCAGGCACGACCGCGACCCCGAGTCCGACGACGAGCTGGCGGCGTACAACGCGATGCTGTCCAAACTCGCGGAAAGAGAACAGGTGTGA
- a CDS encoding EamA family transporter, translating into MTTRLNRVPVPALFAVSAIFHYLGPACASLLFGQLGVAGVAWLRIASAAAVFAIWRRPWRLLVDLDSSGRRTLLALGAVLAGMNTVFYLAVQRLPLSTVGAVEFLGTVVLAAVGVRSWRNGLALLLAIGGVAVLTDIRIVDEWLGFVFAFVNCALFMVYVTLGHRVANTGEGAVDRLGAAMLVAAVIATPHGIGDAAVSFAQPVLLLAGIGVGVCSSVVPYVIDQVTMARVRRTTFALMLSLLPAAATVIGLVVLHQLPTAADLAGVSLVILGVALHRTT; encoded by the coding sequence ATGACCACGCGCCTGAACAGGGTTCCCGTCCCGGCGTTGTTCGCGGTCAGCGCGATCTTCCACTACCTGGGCCCGGCGTGCGCGAGCCTGCTCTTCGGCCAGCTCGGCGTCGCCGGTGTCGCGTGGCTGCGAATCGCCAGTGCCGCAGCGGTTTTCGCCATCTGGCGACGTCCGTGGCGGCTGTTGGTGGACCTGGACAGCTCCGGCAGGCGCACACTGCTGGCGCTGGGTGCGGTGCTGGCCGGGATGAACACCGTTTTCTACCTTGCTGTCCAGCGGCTGCCGCTGTCCACTGTGGGCGCTGTCGAGTTCCTGGGGACGGTGGTGCTGGCGGCTGTCGGTGTGCGGTCATGGCGCAACGGCCTCGCGCTGCTCCTCGCCATCGGTGGCGTCGCGGTCCTCACCGACATCCGCATTGTGGACGAGTGGCTGGGTTTTGTCTTCGCGTTCGTCAACTGCGCGTTGTTCATGGTGTACGTGACGCTCGGGCATCGCGTGGCGAACACGGGGGAGGGCGCTGTCGACCGGCTCGGTGCTGCCATGCTGGTCGCGGCTGTGATCGCGACGCCGCACGGGATCGGTGACGCCGCGGTCTCCTTTGCCCAGCCGGTGTTGCTGCTGGCCGGGATCGGCGTCGGGGTGTGTTCCTCGGTCGTCCCGTACGTCATCGACCAGGTGACCATGGCCAGAGTGCGGCGCACGACCTTCGCCCTCATGCTCAGCCTGTTGCCCGCGGCGGCGACCGTGATCGGCCTCGTGGTGTTGCACCAGCTGCCCACGGCCGCCGACCTGGCCGGCGTCAGCCTGGTCATCCTCGGTGTGGCACTGCATCGAACGACTTAG
- a CDS encoding ATP-binding protein, with product MTMRGPSRELIGRDADLAVLRAAYDRLPAVVLVSGEAGIGKSRLVTAFTTALAGEPLTLRGDCLELGAEGSPLVPFLPVMRRLGVRPGRRILEDVLDRVTRAAEHRPVVITVEDLHWADASSRELFAYLARNLTGPVLLIGTVRTGELATGHPTRRLIAELGRRAVTRIDLRPLTVDDVMDLLTAIDGHRPDQARGVRVHRRSGGNPLFVEALSTSDSAGDLRTLLLERITRRAELEALAVAGAPVPGDHLVGLCTGEAIAELIDHGLVVAGPDGYAVRHDLIREAVYDSTLPARRKRLHAHFAALTPDSAVAAQHWLAAGEVDRALPVAWRAARAAARQSAYDEQLHLLELILAQWSDALDVDRATVMERAAEAALAAGKSAIGIAHSTAALDLATDRRQVARLLGLRGQLRNRVDGTGIEDLERAIAIAPQGWLFAALAFVEVVANRHDSSRVHARQALRIADAESDNGLRARATMVTAALDGAAGLVEQARRAFAAARDLAVEAGDDHTFLTTFQWEAGLLEAAGDYEQAAGLALEGRRAAERLGHGRSRASMLAVAQAVPLRLLGRWDEALALVDEALADAPPPLYTAFLRLVAADIARCRGENSRFEALMRGLAEFARHAPNAAEATLEITIQRIEWALAQGDPDLADRDLRDHLDLAHPVREVLRLAVLGARVQRARRASAPRNRRLAQEVTSRFEELSAVVDAVTGPRAYRRTFLALVSDSLSTWDAAVTGWRELGNPYETALALTDAGAAALVTNNRPGARARLDEARELATALGAAPLVSRIDGLVSRSRLDEVAKPKVRNDFGLTRREVDVLRVLARGRSNQQIADELFISTNTVATHVARILVKLGATTRTEAVARARETDLLD from the coding sequence ATGACGATGCGGGGACCGAGCCGCGAGCTGATCGGCCGGGACGCCGATCTCGCCGTGCTGCGGGCCGCGTACGACCGGCTGCCCGCTGTGGTCCTGGTGTCCGGCGAGGCCGGGATCGGCAAATCCCGCCTGGTCACCGCGTTCACGACCGCCCTCGCCGGCGAGCCGCTGACGCTGCGCGGCGACTGCCTCGAACTCGGTGCCGAGGGCTCCCCGCTCGTGCCGTTCCTGCCGGTCATGCGCCGGCTGGGCGTGCGGCCGGGGCGGCGGATCCTGGAGGACGTGCTCGACCGGGTCACGCGGGCCGCCGAGCACCGGCCCGTGGTCATCACGGTCGAGGACCTGCACTGGGCCGACGCGTCGAGCCGGGAACTGTTCGCGTACCTCGCCCGCAACCTGACGGGCCCGGTGCTGCTGATCGGCACCGTCCGCACAGGCGAACTGGCCACGGGCCACCCCACTCGCAGGCTGATCGCGGAGCTCGGCAGGCGCGCCGTCACCAGGATCGACCTGCGCCCGTTGACCGTCGACGACGTCATGGACCTGCTCACAGCCATCGACGGTCACCGCCCCGACCAGGCGCGCGGGGTACGGGTGCACCGCCGCAGCGGGGGCAATCCGCTGTTCGTGGAAGCGTTGAGCACCTCGGACTCTGCCGGTGACCTGCGGACCTTGCTGCTCGAACGGATCACGCGCCGCGCCGAGCTCGAGGCGCTGGCCGTGGCGGGCGCACCCGTGCCCGGCGACCACCTGGTGGGGTTGTGCACCGGCGAGGCGATCGCCGAGCTGATCGACCACGGACTGGTCGTGGCCGGCCCGGACGGGTACGCCGTGCGGCACGACCTGATCCGCGAAGCCGTCTACGACTCGACGCTGCCCGCGCGGCGCAAGCGATTACACGCCCACTTCGCCGCGTTGACACCGGACAGCGCCGTGGCAGCGCAGCACTGGCTCGCCGCGGGCGAGGTCGACCGTGCGCTGCCCGTCGCCTGGCGTGCCGCGCGGGCAGCGGCTCGGCAGAGCGCGTACGACGAACAGCTGCATCTGCTGGAGTTGATCCTGGCGCAGTGGTCCGACGCGCTGGACGTCGACCGCGCCACAGTCATGGAGCGCGCGGCGGAGGCCGCGCTCGCCGCGGGGAAGTCCGCGATCGGGATCGCTCACAGCACGGCCGCGCTGGACCTGGCGACCGACCGGCGGCAGGTGGCCAGGCTGCTGGGGCTGCGCGGCCAGCTGCGCAACCGGGTCGACGGCACCGGCATCGAGGACCTGGAACGGGCGATCGCCATCGCACCGCAGGGGTGGTTGTTCGCGGCGTTGGCGTTCGTCGAGGTCGTGGCCAACCGGCACGACAGCAGCCGGGTGCACGCCCGGCAAGCGCTGCGGATCGCGGACGCGGAGTCGGACAACGGCCTGCGGGCCCGCGCGACGATGGTCACCGCCGCGCTCGACGGCGCGGCGGGCCTGGTCGAGCAAGCCCGGCGGGCTTTCGCCGCCGCGCGTGACCTCGCGGTCGAGGCCGGTGACGACCACACCTTCCTCACCACTTTCCAGTGGGAGGCGGGGCTGCTGGAGGCCGCGGGCGACTACGAGCAGGCCGCTGGGCTCGCCCTGGAAGGCCGCCGGGCAGCGGAACGGCTGGGCCACGGGCGTTCCCGGGCAAGCATGCTCGCTGTGGCGCAGGCGGTGCCGTTGCGGCTGCTCGGCCGCTGGGACGAGGCGTTGGCGCTCGTCGACGAGGCACTCGCGGACGCGCCGCCGCCGCTGTACACCGCTTTCCTGCGCCTGGTCGCGGCGGACATCGCCCGATGCAGGGGTGAGAACAGCCGGTTCGAGGCGTTGATGCGGGGTTTGGCGGAGTTCGCCCGGCACGCCCCGAACGCGGCCGAGGCCACGCTGGAGATCACCATCCAGCGGATCGAATGGGCGCTGGCGCAGGGCGATCCGGACTTGGCCGACCGCGACCTGCGTGACCACCTCGACCTGGCGCACCCGGTCCGCGAGGTGCTGCGCCTCGCTGTCCTCGGCGCCCGCGTCCAACGCGCTCGCCGTGCGTCCGCGCCGCGCAACCGCCGCCTCGCCCAGGAGGTCACGAGCCGGTTCGAGGAGCTGTCCGCGGTCGTGGACGCGGTGACCGGTCCCCGGGCCTACCGGCGCACGTTCCTGGCGCTGGTATCCGACTCGCTGTCCACTTGGGACGCCGCGGTGACCGGGTGGCGGGAGCTGGGCAATCCGTACGAGACAGCGCTGGCGTTGACCGACGCGGGGGCCGCCGCGCTGGTGACCAACAACCGTCCCGGGGCTCGCGCGAGGCTGGACGAGGCCAGGGAACTCGCCACGGCGCTCGGCGCCGCGCCCCTGGTCAGCCGGATCGACGGCCTGGTCAGCCGCAGCAGGCTGGACGAGGTGGCCAAACCCAAGGTCCGCAACGATTTCGGGCTCACCCGCCGGGAGGTGGACGTGTTGCGGGTGCTCGCCCGCGGCCGGTCGAACCAGCAGATCGCCGACGAGTTGTTCATCAGCACGAACACGGTCGCCACTCACGTGGCCAGGATCCTGGTCAAACTCGGGGCCACCACACGCACGGAAGCGGTGGCCCGCGCCCGGGAAACAGACCTGCTGGACTAA